The Mycolicibacterium flavescens genome has a segment encoding these proteins:
- a CDS encoding ErfK/YbiS/YcfS/YnhG family protein, with amino-acid sequence MPQATCLPPFRRTAQWLRTAVLSMAVLLIAAACSSSPAAAPQPEVITDKGTPFADLLVPKLQVSVTDGAIGVAVDSPVTVSAGDGVLGQVSLTNEAGELVDGQLSPDGVSWSSAEPLGYNKQYTLHAQALGLGGATTTTATFETHSPDNLTMPYVLPNDGETVGVGQPIAIRFDENITDRIAAQQAINVTTTPPVEGAFYWLNNREVRWRPAEYWKPGTKVEVAVNAYGVNFGDGLFGQDDVTTRFTIGDEVIATADDATKTMTVRRNGQIVKTMPISMGKAKTPTDNGAYIIGDRYSFLVMDSSTYGVPVNSPDGYRTEVEWATQMSYSGIYVHSAPWSVGSQGIANVSHGCLNVNPANARWFYDNTRRGDIVEVINTTGPTLSGTDGLGDWNIPWDQWKAGNANL; translated from the coding sequence ATGCCGCAGGCGACTTGCCTCCCACCGTTTCGCAGGACGGCGCAGTGGCTGCGGACGGCCGTCCTGTCGATGGCGGTGCTGCTGATCGCGGCCGCGTGCAGCTCGTCGCCGGCCGCCGCGCCCCAGCCCGAGGTCATCACTGATAAAGGCACCCCGTTCGCCGACCTGCTAGTGCCCAAATTGCAGGTGTCGGTGACCGACGGAGCGATCGGTGTCGCGGTGGACTCCCCTGTTACCGTGTCCGCCGGTGACGGCGTTCTCGGCCAAGTCTCGTTGACCAACGAAGCCGGCGAACTCGTCGACGGACAGCTCAGCCCCGATGGCGTGTCCTGGTCGTCTGCCGAGCCGCTGGGCTACAACAAGCAGTACACCCTTCATGCCCAGGCCCTTGGACTGGGCGGCGCGACCACTACGACAGCGACCTTCGAAACCCACTCGCCCGACAACTTGACGATGCCCTACGTCCTGCCCAACGACGGCGAGACGGTTGGCGTGGGCCAACCCATCGCGATCCGCTTCGATGAAAACATCACCGATCGGATTGCGGCGCAGCAAGCGATCAACGTGACCACCACCCCCCCGGTCGAGGGAGCCTTCTACTGGCTCAATAATCGCGAAGTACGTTGGCGCCCGGCCGAATACTGGAAACCGGGAACAAAAGTAGAGGTGGCGGTCAACGCCTACGGCGTCAACTTCGGTGACGGGCTGTTCGGTCAGGATGACGTCACTACCCGGTTCACCATCGGTGACGAGGTCATCGCCACCGCCGATGACGCCACCAAAACGATGACTGTGCGGCGCAATGGTCAGATCGTCAAGACCATGCCCATCTCCATGGGTAAAGCCAAGACCCCGACCGATAACGGCGCCTACATCATCGGAGATCGTTACTCGTTTCTGGTGATGGATTCGTCCACCTACGGAGTTCCGGTCAACTCTCCTGACGGATACCGCACCGAGGTGGAGTGGGCGACCCAGATGTCCTACAGCGGGATCTACGTGCACTCTGCACCGTGGTCGGTGGGCAGCCAAGGCATCGCCAATGTCAGCCACGGATGCCTTAACGTCAATCCGGCCAACGCCCGTTGGTTCTACGACAACACCCGACGCGGCGACATCGTTGAGGTCATCAACACCACCGGCCCCACGCTGTCGGGGACAGACGGTTTAGGTGACTGGAACATCCCTTGGGATCAGTGGAAAGCCGGCAACGCCAACCTCTGA
- a CDS encoding sterol desaturase yields MVSTKSPPLTAFTAAQAVARYGYVPVMLLGLNGAGVALTAAGAAKYWLLAVMTVAIATALLVERVIPYDPEWNHDQADSRRDRIHVAVNETLILASVAAIPLLAAVVPAPQLWPRTWALPLQVLAAIMIADLGITVVHVASHKIGVLWRFHAVHHSITRFYGLNGLMKHPLHQTVEMAAGVAPLILIGLPVNVASLLALAVAIQLLLQHSNADYRVGPAKYVLALNEGHRFHHLKWAGIGDVNFGLFTLVWDHLMRTYSYNAARRFDSTQLGMAAHPDYPTAYGRQLIHPFTPAGGCSLKSTTATKDRTATRPTLEQG; encoded by the coding sequence GTGGTGAGCACGAAGTCCCCGCCATTGACGGCGTTCACCGCGGCACAGGCGGTGGCCCGATACGGCTACGTGCCGGTCATGCTGCTCGGCCTCAACGGCGCCGGTGTGGCGTTAACCGCCGCCGGCGCCGCGAAATACTGGCTGCTGGCCGTGATGACCGTCGCGATTGCCACCGCGTTGCTGGTCGAACGTGTCATTCCGTATGACCCCGAATGGAATCATGATCAGGCAGACAGCAGGCGCGACCGCATCCACGTCGCAGTCAACGAGACGCTGATCCTGGCCAGCGTGGCTGCCATTCCACTACTAGCGGCGGTCGTCCCGGCCCCGCAGCTGTGGCCGCGCACCTGGGCATTGCCGCTGCAGGTCCTCGCCGCGATCATGATCGCCGACCTCGGCATCACCGTGGTCCATGTGGCCAGCCACAAGATCGGCGTGTTGTGGCGTTTTCACGCCGTGCACCACAGCATCACCCGCTTCTACGGCCTCAACGGCCTGATGAAACACCCGCTGCACCAAACCGTTGAGATGGCCGCTGGTGTGGCACCGCTCATCCTGATCGGTCTGCCCGTCAACGTGGCCTCCCTACTCGCGCTCGCGGTGGCGATCCAGCTGCTGCTGCAGCACTCCAACGCCGATTACCGCGTGGGCCCCGCCAAGTACGTCTTGGCTCTCAACGAAGGCCATCGCTTCCATCACCTCAAGTGGGCTGGCATCGGCGACGTCAACTTCGGGCTGTTCACCCTGGTCTGGGACCACCTGATGCGCACCTACTCCTATAACGCCGCCCGTCGATTCGACTCCACCCAGCTCGGCATGGCCGCACACCCCGACTACCCCACCGCGTACGGGCGGCAGCTGATACACCCCTTCACCCCCGCCGGAGGGTGCAGCCTCAAGTCCACGACCGCGACGAAGGACCGCACCGCGACGAGACCAACACTGGAGCAGGGCTGA
- a CDS encoding AraC family transcriptional regulator: MMRDGGGITGEPHWGGTALLRPGVLAFTGSIGTTDLHAHHAVQIVTATTPFTMRDEHGNQHRGTKVVVPADAPHRVEVGAPEGTVVFLEPESAPGRSAHLRALRSGWTVAPVLTFTRRRPLVVVVDELIEHLAPAMAADEAMTRHRAVDEALRLLPDLVAAGPVGGTELAAQVGVSASRLTHLFTEQVGIPLRRYVLWLRLRLAIICAHAGDDLTGAAHNAGFSDSAHLTRTTREMFGLAPSALSRHVSWDLDTAV, translated from the coding sequence ATGATGCGGGATGGCGGTGGTATCACCGGTGAACCGCACTGGGGCGGGACGGCACTGCTGCGGCCTGGGGTGTTGGCGTTCACCGGATCGATTGGCACCACCGACCTACACGCCCACCATGCCGTCCAGATTGTCACCGCAACAACACCTTTCACGATGCGTGACGAGCACGGCAACCAGCATCGCGGCACCAAGGTGGTCGTGCCCGCCGATGCGCCACACCGGGTCGAAGTCGGCGCGCCGGAGGGCACCGTGGTGTTCTTGGAACCGGAGTCTGCCCCAGGGCGCTCGGCGCACTTGCGCGCGCTTCGGTCCGGCTGGACTGTTGCTCCGGTGTTGACGTTCACCCGCCGACGTCCGTTGGTCGTCGTGGTCGACGAGCTGATCGAACACCTCGCACCCGCCATGGCAGCTGATGAAGCAATGACGCGCCATCGCGCCGTCGATGAGGCGTTGCGGCTGCTCCCCGACCTTGTGGCTGCAGGCCCAGTCGGAGGTACCGAACTCGCGGCCCAGGTCGGTGTGTCTGCGAGCCGATTGACCCATCTGTTCACCGAACAGGTCGGCATTCCGCTGCGCCGCTACGTGCTGTGGTTACGGCTGCGGCTCGCCATCATTTGCGCGCACGCCGGCGATGACCTGACCGGCGCCGCGCATAATGCGGGGTTTTCTGACAGCGCCCATCTGACCCGTACCACGCGGGAGATGTTCGGGCTGGCGCCCTCGGCGTTGAGCCGGCACGTGTCCTGGGACCTCGACACCGCCGTGTAG
- the ybfK_1 gene encoding alpha/beta hydrolase fold protein yields MGEVVGRGELIIMLHGGGPDHYSMRPLADRLAGRYRVALPDIRGYGASRCPDPTLHRWDQYVSDVIAIIHALDDTCAHLVGAGLGGTIVLRTCLQHPRIARSAVVISAEAIEDDADKAADTDLMDRFAERARSRGLQAAWELFIPDLQPLIANLVAEAIPRADAHSAAAAASIGHDRAFATVEDLRRIDTATLVIAGDDIRHPECLAHSLATVLPQGVLAEVSMSRQFVDAEDMAHAFGPAIENFLRRTSDRDTRVHED; encoded by the coding sequence ATGGGGGAGGTCGTCGGGCGCGGCGAACTGATCATCATGCTTCATGGTGGGGGTCCGGATCACTACAGCATGCGACCGCTTGCTGACCGGCTCGCTGGCCGGTATCGCGTTGCGTTGCCTGACATTCGAGGGTACGGAGCATCGCGTTGTCCCGACCCGACGTTGCACCGATGGGATCAGTACGTCAGCGACGTCATTGCGATCATTCACGCGCTCGATGACACCTGCGCCCACCTTGTCGGCGCCGGACTGGGCGGCACCATCGTTTTGCGGACGTGCCTCCAGCACCCCCGTATCGCCCGGTCGGCGGTGGTCATCAGTGCTGAAGCGATAGAGGACGATGCGGACAAAGCCGCAGACACCGATCTGATGGATCGTTTCGCCGAGCGTGCCCGTTCCCGCGGTCTGCAGGCCGCCTGGGAATTGTTCATTCCTGATCTTCAGCCGCTGATCGCCAACCTGGTCGCTGAGGCTATTCCGCGCGCTGACGCCCACAGTGCGGCGGCCGCGGCGTCAATCGGTCATGACCGCGCCTTTGCAACGGTCGAGGACCTCCGGCGCATCGACACTGCGACGCTCGTCATCGCCGGCGACGACATCCGTCACCCCGAGTGCTTGGCACACAGCCTCGCCACTGTCCTTCCACAAGGGGTCCTCGCCGAAGTTTCGATGTCCCGCCAATTTGTCGACGCTGAGGACATGGCACACGCTTTCGGCCCGGCGATCGAGAACTTCCTTCGTAGAACATCGGACCGGGACACTCGGGTCCATGAAGACTAG
- the merP gene encoding heavy metal transport/detoxification protein, which yields MSTSTYAVTGMTCGHCELSVREEVSEVAGVEGVEVSAKTGTLIVTSSRPVDDAQILNAVDEAGYSAVRVA from the coding sequence ATGAGCACGAGCACGTACGCCGTCACAGGGATGACTTGCGGACATTGCGAGCTGTCGGTGCGTGAAGAGGTCAGCGAGGTTGCCGGAGTTGAAGGCGTCGAAGTTAGCGCCAAAACCGGCACCCTGATCGTGACGTCGAGCCGTCCCGTCGACGACGCGCAGATCCTCAACGCCGTCGACGAGGCCGGCTACTCGGCGGTGCGTGTCGCATGA
- a CDS encoding putative secreted protein, giving the protein MNAAGRLTAFGAGLAVAFTAAYVTAAAVVPDTAATSPQTQTSDAAADHSAPPTEQASPVIPFADPPGLSLAEDGYVLSPVWSPSAPNDRGTMSFTIVDPGGTPLLDYATVHDKQLHLIVVRSDGQHFAHVHPRLDAATGTWSTPWTWNAAGTYRVFADFQPAGAGSAKLTLTRTVQVAGAFVPAVASATRTVDEIAGYTVKLDGALTAGVSHQLTATVTRDGRPVMTLQPYLGAYGHLVALREGDLAYLHVHPEGAEPVPGGTGGPAVSFAATAPTAGRYLLYLDFKVQDTVHTASFVVDAAPGGTNEPAPEPSRDAGHAGGH; this is encoded by the coding sequence ATGAACGCCGCGGGACGATTGACAGCGTTTGGTGCCGGACTGGCAGTGGCGTTCACGGCTGCATACGTCACCGCCGCAGCGGTCGTCCCTGATACCGCGGCGACATCTCCCCAGACCCAAACTTCCGATGCTGCAGCGGATCACAGCGCGCCGCCGACCGAGCAGGCGTCGCCAGTCATTCCCTTCGCCGACCCGCCGGGGTTGTCGTTGGCCGAAGACGGATACGTCCTGAGCCCGGTGTGGTCCCCCAGCGCACCCAACGATCGGGGAACGATGAGCTTCACCATCGTCGACCCGGGCGGCACGCCGCTGCTGGACTACGCGACCGTGCACGACAAGCAACTGCACCTCATCGTGGTCCGTTCCGACGGCCAGCACTTCGCCCATGTACACCCAAGGCTGGACGCGGCCACCGGCACGTGGTCAACGCCGTGGACGTGGAACGCCGCCGGCACCTACCGCGTGTTCGCCGACTTCCAACCCGCAGGGGCGGGCAGCGCCAAACTCACCCTCACCCGAACCGTGCAGGTGGCCGGCGCGTTCGTCCCGGCGGTGGCGAGTGCCACACGCACCGTGGATGAAATCGCCGGATACACCGTGAAACTGGACGGTGCACTCACCGCGGGCGTCTCCCACCAACTCACCGCGACAGTCACGCGCGACGGCCGGCCGGTGATGACCTTGCAGCCCTACCTGGGGGCTTACGGCCATCTCGTCGCCTTGCGTGAGGGAGACCTGGCGTATCTACATGTGCACCCTGAGGGGGCCGAGCCGGTACCGGGCGGCACCGGTGGGCCTGCGGTGTCGTTCGCGGCGACCGCACCCACAGCGGGGCGCTACCTGCTCTACCTCGACTTCAAAGTCCAGGACACCGTGCACACCGCCAGCTTCGTCGTCGACGCCGCACCCGGTGGTACCAACGAGCCCGCGCCAGAGCCATCGCGTGACGCCGGCCATGCCGGCGGGCACTGA
- the copA_2 gene encoding heavy metal translocating P-type ATPase: protein MTTSTPVSGPSVELRIGGMTCASCANRIERKLNKLDGVAATVNYATEKATVTVPDGYDPALLIAEVEKTGYTAALPTPRTPMPSDASGDTPHAVDTADPELASLRHRLRASAVLTVPVVAMAMIPALQFTYWQWASLTLAAPVVVWAAWPFHRAAWANLRHGTATMDTLISLGTVSAFLWSLYALFLGSAGAPGMKHPFAFTLAPSHGAANIYLEVAAGVTTFILAGRYFEKRSKRQAGAALRALLDLGAKDVSVLRGGTETKIAIEELVVGDDFIVRPGEKIATDGVVVSGSSAVDASMLTGEAVPVEVATGDTVVGATVNAGGRLVVQATRVGSDTQLAQMAQLVERAQTGKAEVQRLADRISGVFVPIVIAIAVITLGAWLGAGFSVAAAFTAAVAVLVIACPCALGLATPTALLVGTGRGAQIGVLIKGPEVLESTRKVDTVVLDKTGTVTTGKMTLVDVITAPETQRAELLRLAGALENASEHPIAQAVAAAAAEELHALPVPEDFANVEGKGVHGIVDGHAVVVGRESLLADWAQHLSPDLSHAKARAQAQGKTVVAVGWDGQARGVLVIADTVKPTSAQAISQMRDIGLTPVLLTGDNEAVARQIAAEVGIDDVIAEVMPEGKVDVIAGLQAEGKTVAMVGDGVNDAPALAQADLGLAMGTGTDVAIEASDITLVRGDLRSAVDAIRLSRETLSTIKTNLFWAFAYNVAAIPVAALGMLNPMLAGAAMAFSSVFVVGNSLRLRRFKTTSADTTS, encoded by the coding sequence ATGACGACATCGACACCGGTGTCTGGCCCGAGTGTGGAACTTCGCATCGGGGGAATGACCTGCGCCTCCTGCGCCAACCGCATCGAGCGCAAGCTCAACAAGCTCGACGGCGTGGCCGCGACAGTCAATTACGCGACGGAAAAGGCCACCGTCACGGTGCCTGACGGATACGATCCGGCGCTGCTGATCGCCGAGGTGGAGAAGACGGGCTACACCGCCGCGCTCCCGACACCGCGCACGCCGATGCCCTCCGACGCATCCGGTGACACCCCGCACGCCGTGGACACCGCCGACCCCGAACTGGCGTCGCTGCGGCACCGCCTGAGGGCCTCGGCCGTCCTGACGGTGCCGGTCGTCGCGATGGCGATGATCCCGGCGCTGCAGTTCACGTACTGGCAGTGGGCGTCGCTCACGCTGGCGGCCCCCGTCGTCGTGTGGGCAGCATGGCCATTCCATCGGGCCGCCTGGGCCAACCTGCGACACGGCACCGCGACCATGGATACGCTCATTTCGCTGGGCACCGTGTCGGCGTTCCTGTGGTCGCTGTATGCGCTGTTTCTGGGCAGTGCCGGCGCGCCGGGTATGAAGCATCCCTTCGCGTTCACCCTGGCGCCGTCGCATGGCGCCGCCAACATCTACCTCGAAGTCGCCGCAGGCGTAACCACGTTCATCCTGGCCGGACGCTACTTCGAGAAGCGGTCCAAACGGCAGGCCGGAGCGGCACTGCGAGCCCTGCTCGACCTAGGCGCCAAAGACGTATCCGTCCTGCGCGGGGGGACGGAAACCAAGATCGCCATCGAAGAACTCGTGGTTGGCGACGATTTCATAGTCCGTCCGGGGGAGAAGATCGCCACCGACGGCGTGGTGGTGTCCGGTTCCTCGGCTGTCGACGCCTCGATGCTGACCGGCGAAGCGGTACCCGTGGAAGTCGCTACCGGCGACACCGTGGTCGGTGCCACCGTCAACGCCGGCGGCCGGCTGGTGGTGCAGGCCACTCGCGTCGGCTCGGACACCCAGCTCGCGCAGATGGCCCAGCTAGTCGAACGCGCCCAGACCGGCAAGGCCGAAGTTCAACGCCTGGCCGATCGCATTTCCGGCGTCTTCGTACCGATCGTCATCGCTATCGCCGTGATCACCCTCGGCGCCTGGCTGGGGGCGGGATTCTCAGTCGCCGCCGCGTTCACCGCAGCGGTCGCGGTCCTCGTCATCGCCTGCCCCTGCGCCCTCGGGCTGGCCACGCCCACCGCCCTGCTGGTGGGCACCGGCCGCGGCGCGCAAATCGGCGTGTTGATCAAAGGTCCCGAGGTGCTCGAATCCACCCGCAAGGTCGACACCGTGGTGCTGGACAAGACCGGAACCGTCACCACCGGCAAAATGACGCTGGTCGATGTCATTACAGCGCCGGAAACCCAACGTGCGGAGCTGCTTCGACTGGCCGGCGCCCTGGAGAACGCCTCCGAGCACCCCATCGCCCAAGCCGTCGCCGCCGCGGCGGCCGAGGAACTCCACGCCTTGCCCGTTCCGGAGGACTTCGCGAATGTCGAAGGTAAAGGCGTCCACGGCATCGTGGATGGACACGCCGTCGTCGTCGGGCGCGAATCACTGCTGGCCGACTGGGCGCAACACCTCAGCCCGGATCTGTCCCACGCCAAGGCCCGCGCGCAAGCCCAGGGAAAGACCGTGGTAGCGGTCGGGTGGGACGGGCAGGCGCGCGGTGTACTCGTCATCGCTGACACCGTGAAACCGACAAGCGCACAGGCAATCTCGCAGATGCGTGACATCGGTCTGACCCCCGTGTTGCTCACCGGCGACAACGAAGCCGTCGCTCGACAGATCGCCGCCGAAGTCGGCATCGACGACGTCATCGCCGAAGTCATGCCCGAAGGCAAGGTTGACGTCATCGCAGGCCTCCAAGCCGAAGGCAAGACGGTCGCCATGGTCGGCGACGGAGTCAACGACGCGCCCGCCCTCGCCCAAGCCGACCTCGGTCTGGCGATGGGCACCGGCACCGACGTCGCCATCGAGGCCTCCGACATCACCCTGGTGCGCGGTGATCTGCGCAGCGCCGTTGACGCGATCAGGTTGTCCCGCGAAACACTGTCGACGATCAAAACCAACCTGTTCTGGGCGTTCGCCTACAACGTCGCAGCGATCCCCGTCGCAGCACTGGGCATGCTCAATCCGATGCTGGCCGGAGCCGCAATGGCATTCTCCAGCGTCTTCGTGGTGGGCAACAGCCTGCGCCTGCGCCGCTTCAAAACCACTTCCGCCGACACCACCAGTTAA
- a CDS encoding YHS domain-containing protein: MSENQNRTSACCCSGAADKIDTSPIDPTARNLLDLGSQNETTCPVMPGTPVNKTVAEAAGLFRDYRGRRYWFCCKGCGPRFDRDPDKYAAVA; encoded by the coding sequence ATGTCCGAGAATCAGAACCGCACGTCAGCCTGCTGCTGCAGCGGCGCAGCCGACAAAATCGATACCTCACCCATCGACCCTACGGCGAGGAACCTGCTTGACCTCGGATCGCAGAACGAGACCACCTGCCCCGTGATGCCCGGCACGCCGGTGAACAAGACGGTCGCCGAAGCGGCGGGACTATTCCGTGACTATCGCGGTCGGCGTTACTGGTTCTGCTGCAAGGGATGCGGACCACGCTTTGACCGCGACCCCGACAAGTATGCCGCCGTCGCATGA
- the csoR_1 gene encoding regulated in copper repressor, whose protein sequence is MTHADNTRHCPSTGTTHHGYITDKDKYLKRLKRIEGQARGISRMIEEERYCIDILTQTDALTKALQGVALALLDDHLRHCVRDAAATGGPAADAKLTEASEAIARLVRS, encoded by the coding sequence ATGACCCACGCCGACAACACCAGGCACTGCCCCTCAACAGGCACCACCCACCACGGCTACATCACCGATAAAGACAAATACCTCAAGCGATTGAAGCGCATCGAAGGCCAAGCCCGCGGCATCAGCAGAATGATCGAAGAGGAGCGGTACTGCATCGACATCCTGACCCAAACAGACGCGCTCACCAAAGCCCTCCAAGGTGTCGCGCTGGCACTGCTTGACGACCATCTTCGCCACTGCGTCCGTGACGCCGCCGCCACCGGCGGACCGGCCGCTGACGCCAAACTCACAGAAGCCTCTGAAGCCATCGCCCGCTTGGTGCGTTCCTAA
- the copB_2 gene encoding copper-translocating P-type ATPase, giving the protein MTNRDDHGVATSHPGGHAHHQFPSAHPDTHPHGEHHGHDNHTGHTGHSGHGGDHVAQFRKLFWINLIIAIPVVAFSTMFAMLLGYDVPDFPGARWIAPLLGTVMYVVGGRPFLTGALNEIRSRKPGMMLLIGLAITVAFFASWGASLGLLHHELEFWWELALLIVIMLLGHWVEMRSLAQTTSALDSLAALLPDEAEKIDGDRTVTVSPTDLHVGDVVVVRPGGSIPADGKIVDGRADMDESMVTGESRPVTRGVGDPVTAGTVATDSGLRVEITATGDDTALAGIQRLVTEAQNSSSRAQRLADKAAGWLFWFALITAAITAAAWTIVGNPDASVVRAITVLVIACPHALGLAIPLVVSIATERAARGGVLIKDRLALEGMRTVDAVLFDKTGTLTKGEPTVTAVEATGDDDGDTVLALAAAAETDSEHPLARAIVKAAEDRGLTVPRASGFSSSPAVGVTATVDGHEIRVGGPRLLEEVGAQEVPAATAWRGEGAIILHVIRDGEVLGGLRLADEIRPESREAVDALHKLGVQVVMITGDAEAVANSVGHQLGIDRVFAGVRPEDKASKVAALQHEGKRVAMVGDGVNDAPALAQADVGIAIGAGTDVAIASAGVILASSDPRSVLSVIELSRASYRKMKQNLWWGAGYNLISVPLAAGVLAPIGIVLPMSVGAILMSLSTIVVALNAQLLRRLDLTPEASTRAVLNR; this is encoded by the coding sequence ATGACAAACCGCGATGACCACGGCGTAGCAACATCCCACCCTGGCGGGCACGCCCACCACCAATTCCCCAGCGCACACCCTGACACCCACCCACACGGCGAACACCACGGCCATGACAATCACACCGGCCACACGGGCCATAGCGGCCACGGCGGTGACCACGTGGCCCAATTCCGCAAGCTCTTCTGGATCAACCTGATCATCGCCATACCGGTCGTCGCGTTCTCGACCATGTTCGCGATGCTGCTCGGTTACGACGTCCCTGACTTCCCCGGCGCACGCTGGATCGCGCCCCTGCTCGGGACAGTGATGTACGTCGTCGGTGGCCGCCCGTTCCTCACCGGTGCGCTGAACGAGATCCGTTCCCGTAAACCAGGAATGATGCTCCTGATCGGACTGGCGATCACCGTCGCTTTTTTCGCGTCCTGGGGCGCGAGCTTGGGCCTGCTCCACCACGAGCTGGAATTCTGGTGGGAACTCGCCCTTCTCATCGTCATCATGCTGCTCGGCCACTGGGTAGAAATGCGCTCGCTGGCCCAGACCACCTCAGCGCTGGACTCACTGGCAGCACTACTTCCCGACGAAGCCGAGAAGATCGACGGCGACCGCACCGTCACCGTCTCGCCGACCGACCTGCACGTCGGCGATGTCGTTGTAGTCCGACCCGGCGGCAGCATCCCTGCCGACGGCAAGATCGTCGACGGACGCGCCGACATGGACGAGTCCATGGTGACCGGCGAATCCCGGCCCGTTACCCGCGGCGTCGGGGATCCCGTAACAGCCGGCACCGTCGCCACCGATTCCGGGCTTCGGGTCGAGATCACCGCCACCGGCGACGACACCGCCCTAGCAGGCATCCAACGCCTAGTCACCGAAGCACAGAATTCGTCCTCGCGTGCCCAGCGCCTTGCTGACAAGGCCGCCGGCTGGCTGTTCTGGTTCGCCCTGATCACCGCCGCGATCACCGCGGCGGCATGGACAATCGTCGGCAACCCCGATGCCTCGGTGGTAAGAGCGATCACCGTGCTGGTCATCGCCTGCCCTCATGCGCTGGGCCTGGCGATACCACTGGTCGTGTCCATCGCCACCGAACGCGCCGCCAGAGGCGGCGTCTTGATCAAAGACCGGCTGGCCCTGGAAGGTATGCGCACTGTCGACGCCGTGCTGTTCGACAAGACCGGCACCCTGACGAAAGGCGAACCCACCGTCACCGCCGTCGAGGCGACCGGAGACGACGACGGCGACACCGTGCTCGCGCTCGCCGCCGCCGCCGAGACCGACAGTGAACACCCCCTGGCGCGGGCCATCGTGAAAGCCGCCGAGGATAGGGGATTAACCGTGCCGCGCGCCAGCGGCTTCTCGTCCTCTCCTGCCGTCGGTGTGACTGCGACGGTCGACGGGCACGAAATCCGAGTGGGCGGCCCCCGACTTCTCGAAGAAGTCGGCGCCCAGGAGGTCCCCGCGGCCACCGCGTGGCGCGGCGAAGGCGCCATCATTCTGCACGTCATCCGCGACGGAGAGGTGCTCGGCGGCCTGCGCTTGGCCGACGAGATCCGCCCCGAATCCCGCGAAGCCGTCGATGCGCTTCACAAGCTTGGCGTGCAAGTCGTCATGATCACCGGCGACGCCGAAGCCGTCGCCAATAGTGTAGGCCACCAGCTGGGCATCGACCGGGTGTTCGCGGGGGTGCGCCCCGAAGACAAGGCGTCGAAAGTTGCTGCCCTGCAACACGAGGGCAAAAGGGTTGCCATGGTCGGCGATGGAGTCAACGATGCCCCCGCCTTGGCGCAGGCCGATGTCGGCATCGCCATCGGTGCCGGCACTGACGTCGCCATCGCTTCCGCCGGTGTCATCCTGGCCAGTTCCGACCCCCGCTCGGTGCTGTCGGTCATCGAGCTGTCCCGCGCCAGCTACCGCAAGATGAAACAGAATCTCTGGTGGGGCGCCGGGTACAACCTCATCTCTGTGCCCCTGGCTGCTGGTGTGCTGGCACCCATCGGCATCGTGCTGCCCATGTCGGTCGGCGCCATCCTCATGTCACTGTCAACGATCGTCGTCGCGCTCAACGCGCAACTTCTGCGCCGCCTCGATTTGACGCCCGAGGCGAGCACCCGCGCCGTTCTCAACCGTTAG
- a CDS encoding pyridoxamine 5'-phosphate oxidase-like protein codes for MTDLATVENSIRRRSFGTLSTLDSSGNPHATAVTYAAAGEGTNLTLYITTRTTNVKVGNIRRRPQVAFVIPVPHRFLPMMPPAAVQFAGSAEILNHENADARGAFHADWFLRRILAAEERIVAQRAELCFIAVRPRRWLSTYGIGMSALDIVRHPGDAIGRADLTGGN; via the coding sequence GTGACCGACCTCGCCACTGTCGAAAATTCGATTCGACGACGGTCGTTCGGCACCCTGTCGACGCTCGATAGCAGCGGCAACCCCCACGCGACGGCCGTCACGTACGCAGCGGCCGGTGAAGGCACAAACCTGACGTTGTACATCACGACCCGTACTACGAACGTCAAGGTTGGCAACATTCGACGACGACCACAGGTAGCCTTCGTCATTCCCGTGCCGCACCGCTTTCTCCCCATGATGCCGCCGGCAGCTGTCCAGTTTGCGGGGTCGGCCGAAATACTGAACCACGAAAACGCCGACGCGCGAGGGGCATTCCATGCGGACTGGTTTCTCCGTCGCATTCTCGCCGCCGAGGAGCGCATCGTCGCTCAGCGTGCTGAGCTGTGCTTCATCGCGGTCCGGCCGAGGCGATGGTTATCCACCTACGGCATCGGAATGTCGGCCCTCGACATCGTGCGTCATCCGGGCGACGCCATCGGGCGGGCAGACCTGACGGGCGGAAACTAG